In Endozoicomonas sp. GU-1, one DNA window encodes the following:
- a CDS encoding thioredoxin fold domain-containing protein, translated as MSKFSALLLTAMMTTSAGWSVAVHAEASGKDSAVQGPETLIERQLKKLDAAVPIESITKSPMPGIYKVMLKGGFVIYSSESGQYFIKGDLLEVRGNQLVNLTEEVKSQQNARLLKALNKEDMVIFAPTGETKGVVYAFTDVDCGYCRKLHREVDQLNALGIELRYLAFPRGGQQSPVHGKMTDAWCSVDRKQALTDLKTGKSISAEIQGDKAACSSVIDNHYNLGVQMGINGTPAMVLENGQVIPGYRPAADIARIINSQS; from the coding sequence ATGTCTAAATTCTCTGCGCTTCTGTTAACGGCCATGATGACCACAAGCGCTGGCTGGTCTGTGGCCGTCCATGCAGAGGCTTCCGGCAAGGACAGTGCCGTTCAGGGCCCCGAGACCCTGATTGAACGTCAGCTGAAAAAACTTGATGCCGCCGTTCCCATTGAGTCGATCACCAAAAGCCCGATGCCCGGCATCTACAAAGTGATGCTCAAAGGTGGCTTTGTGATCTACAGCAGCGAAAGCGGGCAGTATTTTATTAAAGGCGATCTGTTGGAAGTTCGCGGTAACCAGCTGGTTAACCTGACGGAAGAGGTGAAAAGCCAGCAAAACGCCAGGCTGCTGAAAGCCCTGAACAAAGAAGATATGGTGATTTTTGCACCGACAGGTGAAACCAAAGGTGTTGTGTATGCCTTCACGGATGTCGACTGTGGCTACTGCCGCAAACTGCACCGGGAAGTCGACCAGCTGAATGCGCTGGGTATTGAACTGCGCTATCTTGCCTTCCCCCGGGGTGGCCAGCAATCGCCAGTGCATGGCAAGATGACCGATGCCTGGTGTTCAGTAGACCGCAAACAGGCATTAACCGACCTGAAAACCGGCAAGTCCATCAGTGCAGAAATTCAAGGTGATAAGGCAGCGTGCAGTTCTGTCATTGATAACCACTACAACCTGGGTGTCCAGATGGGCATTAACGGCACTCCGGCCATGGTGTTGGAAAATGGTCAGGTTATTCCGGGCTATCGCCCTGCTGCCGATATTGCCAGAATCATCAACAGTCAGTCTTGA
- the xerD gene encoding site-specific tyrosine recombinase XerD encodes MPTPASLEIQAFLQHLWLERGLSKNTREAYQRDLLLFSEWLQKHTQNVGKLLLSASEEDLRRFLGWRYEQGYHPRSTARQISSLRAFYRYLLQSEQITTDITANIDMPRQGKALPKTLSEEEVESLLSSPDTDTAIGLRDRAMLEILYACGLRISELVNLKMDNINLRQGVLRIIGKGRKERLVPMGQNAIAWLQQYIRQARGDLLNQYDSRTLFPGRQGRPMTRQAFWHRIKRYNTIAGITTDVSPHVLRHAFATHLLNHGADLRVVQLLLGHSDLSTTQIYTHIANHRLSELLREHHPRG; translated from the coding sequence ATGCCAACCCCCGCTTCTCTGGAAATACAGGCATTTTTACAACACCTCTGGCTTGAACGAGGGCTCAGCAAAAATACCCGTGAAGCTTACCAACGGGACCTGCTGCTCTTCTCTGAGTGGCTGCAAAAGCACACACAAAACGTCGGCAAGCTATTACTCTCAGCCAGCGAGGAGGACCTTCGCCGGTTTCTGGGCTGGCGTTATGAGCAGGGTTATCACCCACGATCAACTGCCCGGCAAATCTCCAGCCTGAGAGCCTTCTACCGTTACCTGCTGCAATCTGAACAGATCACCACTGACATTACGGCCAATATTGACATGCCCCGCCAGGGCAAGGCATTGCCAAAAACATTGTCAGAAGAAGAGGTAGAGTCACTGCTCAGCAGCCCGGATACCGATACCGCCATTGGTCTTCGTGATCGTGCCATGCTTGAGATCCTCTATGCCTGCGGCCTGAGAATCTCAGAACTGGTCAACCTGAAGATGGACAATATTAATCTCAGACAGGGAGTGCTCCGCATTATCGGTAAAGGCCGGAAGGAACGGCTGGTCCCCATGGGCCAGAATGCCATTGCATGGCTGCAGCAATATATACGACAGGCAAGAGGTGATCTGCTGAACCAGTATGACAGCCGAACCCTGTTTCCGGGTCGTCAGGGGCGTCCAATGACCCGGCAGGCCTTCTGGCATCGGATCAAGCGCTACAATACGATTGCTGGTATCACCACCGACGTTTCTCCCCATGTCCTTCGACATGCTTTTGCCACCCACCTTCTAAACCATGGTGCAGATCTTCGAGTGGTCCAGCTGCTGCTTGGCCATAGCGATCTGTCCACCACCCAGATCTATACCCATATTGCCAACCACAGGCTGTCAGAACTGCTCCGTGAACATCATCCCAGGGGGTAA
- a CDS encoding SDR family NAD(P)-dependent oxidoreductase, with translation MYSDKVVIVTGASQGIGNALARAYREQGATVVGFDLHQPATGDMAFYSVDLGKPEMIEAAFDNIVRQYGTAHILINNGAISQFNKPVTELTAAEFSRVIDVNLSGSFNCAREFIRHHSDKQYGRIINIASTRWHQNEPGWEAYGASKGGLVSLTNTLAISLAQTFITVNAISPGWIQTEDYDQLTGQDHRQHPSGRVGKPRDIVNTCLFLTHEENDFINGANIVVDGGMTKKMIYL, from the coding sequence ATGTACTCAGATAAAGTCGTTATTGTCACAGGTGCCAGTCAGGGTATTGGCAATGCCCTTGCCAGGGCTTACAGGGAGCAGGGGGCTACTGTGGTTGGCTTCGACCTGCATCAACCGGCAACGGGTGATATGGCTTTCTACAGCGTTGACCTGGGAAAACCGGAGATGATTGAAGCAGCCTTTGACAACATTGTTCGCCAATATGGCACTGCACATATCCTGATTAATAATGGTGCCATAAGCCAGTTTAATAAGCCGGTGACTGAACTTACTGCTGCCGAGTTTTCCAGGGTGATTGATGTTAATCTGAGCGGCAGCTTTAACTGTGCCAGAGAGTTTATCAGGCACCATAGCGATAAGCAGTACGGTCGTATTATCAATATTGCGTCTACCCGCTGGCACCAGAATGAACCCGGCTGGGAGGCCTATGGCGCGTCCAAAGGCGGCCTGGTGTCGCTGACCAATACGCTGGCCATATCGCTGGCACAAACGTTCATTACCGTGAATGCCATCAGTCCTGGCTGGATTCAAACTGAAGATTATGATCAGCTGACCGGGCAGGATCACCGTCAGCATCCATCGGGGAGAGTGGGTAAGCCACGGGATATTGTTAATACCTGTCTGTTTCTGACCCATGAAGAGAATGACTTCATCAACGGTGCCAATATCGTGGTTGATGGTGGAATGACAAAGAAAATGATCTATCTGTAA
- a CDS encoding ankyrin repeat domain-containing protein encodes MSESTENLDEKITDYVAFPNGDFRTLAEIKMDQPVSYIKMKTQFLTDIGKLKHLTQRLISNEFDDQIDTFHTKIAEDLKSDDKKPHSLISFKDTRYYLHKIITRTERFLELEAKNPDDADKLSLNRDSFCTLFHEILSGIDYCLGGNGTRLQSGFTSIENSRDPQKVLLQIRHGLLDYGIKLFLINERANDKDIFRLGNEVHTHSELYNLVCKQFGLEPLKDFGHNVNLNDKIEMINRLELILPSLMPEFDILNKLTDVFYQDLVSSLKKRNKEHWLTRPVFISELKDEIIDGIKEDFITPINLRFKTNNKNRLGLWTIIKSCSDGSYEFSESRERFQVWLIDNYLNHTPAANVLTMVGKKNKAHSSRFFSKKNRDNTPLFYIGSKDNLYFWVFKSETPLIQYANCNLEWNNHQTLTLSHLTTADFYSLPNEVRFNLFQFALNNSNKSSDFFEFFFNKIAAEKWDKMVESAPEIKEIMFEKFTKIMNDDKAVLRGLTDYLPHLPKESLKEYASNFFTDLLHRAFKLQQVGVIDFLLTHGLHNSSTRFIKAEFQKVLFSTLQSDSEKFKILCKHPVIDFNSKNEQGQTLLMIAAKYGKTEQLKLFLAKKGSKVNVQDMNGYTALSLAAANGQMECLTLLLTRDDIKLNLESNDGWTALKLAAKHGRTDCLKMLLKQQKINVDLRFKNSWTPLMAAARCGHGDCVKALLDHDASSINEQNREGYTALMLAVIKGDERCVSLLFQLSDSGINTTNTNDNTAWVHLRNIFGVTLAMLAAKYGNIYCLKAILEKKIIDVDEVENNGKTALMLAAAFGQTECLELLLAQEGIDVNKQKNNLKTALIMAAKRGRTKCLKILLAHQKIDVNCRARHGVTALMLAAQLGHTQSLIALLKHKDIKVNARDIRGWTALMYAARNGKTDCLLALLKKQGIDANLPDINGWTPLMSAARNGHGDWVEALLVHDPSSINARNKDGATALMMAADGGDERCAMLLLKQPNIDINTTDKYGKTAWQCAQSNNVAECQPWQQFQRILDAVISGNLTSLTELLNFAGALIHVRNKQGLTLAMVAAKNGQIDCLKAILAMNVINVNERDKTGTTALMHAAEYGQTNCLEELLREEKIDPNAQSNTGWTALMHAARNGKTDCLLALLKKQGIDANLPDIDGWTPLMSAARYGHGDCVEALLVHDPSSINTQKNHGYTALMLAVFAGESGCIRCLLSHPDIKIDSKVLDLAKQKNDSESYQLMVNHKPESS; translated from the coding sequence TTGTCCGAAAGCACTGAAAACCTGGATGAGAAAATAACTGATTACGTTGCTTTCCCTAATGGTGATTTTAGAACACTGGCAGAAATTAAAATGGATCAACCTGTCAGCTACATCAAAATGAAAACCCAGTTTCTGACTGACATTGGCAAGCTAAAGCATTTGACACAGCGTTTAATCAGCAATGAATTTGATGATCAAATTGATACCTTTCACACAAAGATTGCAGAGGACCTGAAAAGTGATGATAAAAAACCTCACAGCCTGATATCGTTCAAGGATACACGCTATTATCTCCATAAAATAATTACTCGAACTGAGCGGTTTCTTGAGCTGGAAGCGAAAAATCCTGATGATGCTGATAAATTATCTTTAAATAGAGACAGTTTTTGCACTTTGTTTCATGAGATTCTTTCAGGGATAGACTATTGTCTTGGGGGCAATGGTACCCGCCTTCAAAGTGGATTTACCAGCATCGAGAACTCCCGTGACCCGCAAAAGGTTCTGTTGCAGATTCGACACGGGTTACTGGATTATGGCATTAAATTATTTCTGATAAATGAGCGTGCCAATGATAAGGATATATTTCGATTAGGGAATGAAGTACACACGCACAGTGAACTTTACAATTTAGTCTGTAAACAGTTTGGTTTGGAACCCCTTAAAGATTTTGGTCACAATGTCAATCTCAATGATAAGATAGAAATGATTAATCGACTTGAACTTATCCTGCCATCCCTGATGCCGGAGTTCGACATACTTAATAAACTGACAGATGTATTTTACCAGGACTTAGTATCCTCTTTAAAAAAGCGAAATAAAGAACACTGGCTAACCCGTCCTGTTTTTATCTCAGAATTGAAGGATGAAATTATTGATGGAATTAAAGAGGATTTTATAACCCCAATAAATCTTCGGTTCAAAACCAATAATAAAAACAGGCTCGGCCTATGGACAATCATCAAATCCTGCAGTGATGGGAGCTATGAATTTTCAGAGAGTCGGGAGCGATTTCAGGTATGGTTAATCGATAATTATTTAAATCATACTCCTGCCGCGAACGTACTCACTATGGTTGGTAAGAAAAATAAAGCACATTCTTCCCGGTTTTTTTCGAAGAAAAATAGAGATAACACACCACTTTTCTACATTGGCTCGAAGGATAATCTCTATTTTTGGGTTTTTAAATCAGAAACTCCTCTTATACAGTATGCCAACTGCAACCTGGAATGGAATAACCATCAAACACTGACTCTGAGTCATTTAACAACAGCTGATTTTTATAGCTTACCAAATGAAGTACGTTTCAATCTTTTTCAATTTGCTTTGAACAACTCCAATAAATCAAGTGATTTTTTTGAGTTTTTCTTTAATAAAATTGCAGCTGAAAAATGGGACAAAATGGTTGAATCTGCCCCTGAAATAAAGGAGATCATGTTCGAAAAATTTACTAAAATCATGAACGACGATAAAGCGGTCCTCCGGGGGTTAACCGATTATTTACCACACCTGCCCAAGGAATCCCTTAAAGAGTATGCCAGTAATTTCTTCACCGACTTATTACATCGGGCATTTAAACTGCAACAAGTTGGTGTCATTGACTTTTTACTAACACATGGTTTGCACAATAGTTCAACCAGGTTTATTAAAGCTGAATTCCAGAAAGTCTTGTTTTCAACATTACAGTCTGACTCAGAAAAATTTAAAATACTCTGCAAACATCCTGTTATTGACTTCAACTCAAAAAATGAACAAGGTCAAACGCTGTTAATGATAGCGGCAAAATATGGCAAAACAGAGCAGCTAAAACTATTTCTGGCAAAGAAAGGAAGTAAAGTGAATGTGCAGGACATGAATGGCTATACCGCACTCTCTCTGGCTGCAGCAAATGGGCAAATGGAGTGTCTGACGTTACTTCTGACCCGTGACGATATCAAACTGAATCTGGAGTCCAATGACGGTTGGACCGCATTAAAGCTCGCTGCAAAACACGGGCGAACTGACTGTCTGAAGATGCTTCTGAAACAGCAAAAAATTAATGTAGACCTGCGTTTCAAGAATAGCTGGACGCCATTAATGGCGGCAGCAAGATGCGGTCATGGGGACTGTGTAAAGGCATTGCTTGACCATGATGCGTCGTCGATCAATGAACAAAACAGGGAGGGTTATACGGCGTTGATGCTGGCGGTAATTAAAGGGGATGAACGTTGTGTCTCGTTATTATTCCAACTATCCGATAGTGGCATCAATACAACCAACACAAACGATAACACTGCATGGGTTCATCTGCGTAATATTTTTGGGGTAACGCTCGCAATGCTGGCGGCAAAATATGGCAATATTTATTGCCTGAAAGCAATTCTGGAGAAAAAAATCATTGATGTGGACGAGGTAGAAAATAACGGCAAAACTGCACTCATGCTGGCTGCGGCATTTGGGCAAACGGAGTGCCTGGAATTACTTCTGGCACAGGAAGGAATTGACGTTAACAAGCAGAAAAACAACCTCAAGACTGCTCTCATCATGGCGGCAAAACGTGGGCGAACGAAGTGCCTGAAAATACTTCTGGCACACCAAAAAATTGATGTGAATTGTCGGGCCAGACATGGTGTTACTGCACTCATGCTGGCTGCACAACTCGGGCATACCCAGAGCCTGATAGCACTTTTGAAACATAAAGACATCAAAGTGAATGCGCGGGACATCAGAGGCTGGACCGCATTAATGTACGCAGCAAGAAACGGGAAAACGGACTGTTTGCTGGCGCTTTTGAAAAAACAGGGAATTGACGCAAACCTGCCTGACATTAATGGCTGGACGCCATTAATGTCGGCAGCAAGAAATGGTCATGGGGACTGGGTTGAGGCGTTGCTTGTACATGACCCTTCGTCGATCAATGCCCGAAACAAAGATGGCGCTACGGCTTTGATGATGGCAGCAGATGGTGGGGATGAACGTTGTGCCATGTTATTACTCAAACAACCGAATATAGACATCAACACAACAGATAAATACGGTAAAACCGCATGGCAGTGTGCGCAGTCCAATAATGTAGCAGAGTGTCAACCATGGCAACAATTTCAACGGATCCTGGATGCAGTAATCAGTGGTAATTTGACATCACTGACTGAACTGCTGAATTTTGCCGGAGCATTGATCCATGTTCGTAATAAACAAGGGTTAACACTGGCAATGGTGGCCGCAAAAAATGGCCAGATTGATTGCCTCAAAGCAATTCTGGCGATGAACGTCATTAACGTGAACGAGAGGGATAAAACGGGCACAACTGCACTCATGCATGCTGCAGAATATGGGCAAACGAATTGTCTGGAAGAGCTTCTGAGAGAGGAAAAAATTGATCCGAATGCCCAGTCCAATACCGGTTGGACCGCATTAATGCACGCAGCAAGGAACGGGAAAACGGACTGTTTGCTGGCGCTTTTGAAAAAACAGGGAATTGACGCAAACTTGCCAGACATTGATGGCTGGACGCCATTAATGTCGGCAGCAAGATACGGTCATGGGGACTGTGTTGAGGCATTGCTTGTACATGACCCTTCGTCAATCAATACACAAAAGAATCACGGCTACACGGCTTTGATGCTGGCAGTATTTGCAGGCGAATCAGGTTGTATCAGGTGTTTACTTTCACATCCTGACATCAAAATTGATAGTAAAGTACTGGACCTGGCTAAACAGAAAAATGATTCGGAAAGTTATCAGCTAATGGTTAATCATAAGCCTGAATCCAGTTGA